From Streptomyces sp. NBC_00690, a single genomic window includes:
- a CDS encoding SCO6880 family protein, which produces MSTQAHPITPRRTYLIGRARPNAIIGKNRETGEIALIIAGAFLGMMSGLLVPLLTLRIVLLMGFPMIALAAVYVPYKHRTFYKWFEINRSFKRTVRANTVYRSTAVEAGTRLDGREVEVGPPPGIGRINWLAAPFGPDEIAVLLHADRRTVTAAIEIEGPGVGLRDSEDQEALVDRFGTLLKHVANGDGFVTRIQMLARTLPADPDAHAKDVAQRGDIHSPVWLRDSYDQLQSMVSTSSEQHRAYLVACMHYTRDLAAEAQAMARAARAATKSRKLDKDAGLAVVMARELTDICARLAEADIRVRQPLGQSRLASLVHSMYDPDHPIDHIQAMTKRNAWPAELDAMQPTYLQAKTRESSTRAPWCHSTAWVKEWPMTPVGVNFLAPLLVHTPDVIRTVAVTMDLEPTEVAIERMLTEKTNDEADASRAAKMNRTVDPRDIAAHGRLDQRGEDLASGAAGVNLVGYITVSSRSPEALARDKRTIRASAGKSYLKLEWCDREHHRAFVNTLPFATGIRR; this is translated from the coding sequence TTGAGCACCCAGGCCCACCCCATCACGCCCCGCCGTACGTATCTCATCGGCCGGGCCCGGCCGAACGCGATCATCGGCAAGAACCGCGAGACCGGCGAGATCGCCCTGATCATCGCCGGCGCGTTCCTCGGCATGATGAGCGGGCTACTGGTCCCCCTCCTCACCCTGCGGATCGTGCTGCTGATGGGCTTCCCGATGATCGCACTGGCCGCGGTCTACGTGCCGTACAAGCACCGGACGTTCTACAAGTGGTTCGAGATCAACCGCAGCTTCAAGCGAACCGTCCGAGCCAACACCGTCTACCGCTCCACCGCCGTCGAAGCGGGCACCCGGCTCGACGGACGTGAGGTCGAAGTCGGGCCGCCGCCAGGCATCGGCAGGATCAACTGGCTCGCCGCGCCCTTCGGCCCCGACGAGATCGCCGTCCTCCTCCACGCCGACCGACGCACCGTCACCGCCGCCATCGAGATCGAGGGCCCCGGAGTCGGTCTGCGCGACAGCGAGGACCAGGAGGCGCTCGTCGACCGCTTCGGCACCCTGCTGAAGCACGTCGCCAACGGCGACGGATTCGTCACCCGCATCCAGATGCTCGCCCGTACGCTGCCCGCCGATCCGGACGCCCACGCCAAGGACGTCGCCCAGCGCGGCGACATCCACTCGCCGGTCTGGCTGCGCGACTCCTACGACCAGCTCCAGTCGATGGTCTCCACATCGAGCGAACAGCACCGCGCCTACCTGGTCGCCTGCATGCACTACACCCGCGACCTCGCCGCCGAGGCCCAAGCCATGGCCCGTGCCGCCCGCGCGGCCACCAAGTCCCGCAAGCTGGACAAGGACGCCGGACTCGCCGTCGTCATGGCCCGCGAACTCACCGACATCTGCGCCCGGCTCGCCGAAGCCGACATCCGCGTCCGCCAACCGCTCGGCCAGAGCCGGCTGGCCTCCCTCGTGCACTCCATGTACGACCCCGACCACCCCATCGACCACATCCAGGCCATGACCAAGCGCAACGCCTGGCCCGCGGAACTCGACGCCATGCAGCCCACCTACCTCCAGGCCAAGACCCGCGAGTCCTCCACCCGCGCACCCTGGTGCCACTCCACCGCCTGGGTGAAGGAATGGCCGATGACACCGGTCGGCGTGAACTTCCTCGCCCCGCTGCTCGTCCACACCCCTGATGTGATCCGTACGGTCGCGGTCACCATGGACCTCGAACCCACCGAAGTCGCCATCGAACGGATGCTCACCGAGAAGACCAACGACGAGGCCGACGCCAGCCGCGCCGCCAAGATGAACCGCACGGTCGACCCGCGGGACATCGCCGCCCACGGACGACTCGACCAGCGGGGTGAAGATCTCGCCAGCGGTGCGGCGGGCGTCAACCTGGTCGGGTACATCACTGTGTCGTCCCGTTCGCCCGAGGCCCTGGCCAGGGACAAGCGGACGATCAGGGCCTCAGCCGGCAAGTCGTACCTCAAGCTGGAGTGGTGCGACCGCGAGCACCACCGGGCCTTTGTGAACACCTTGCCGTTCGCGACCGGCATCCGGCGTTAG
- a CDS encoding ATP-binding protein, which translates to MRDPMTVLTEAFTSFVFGKVETTRMPVRTSTGQAQAVYLPTAAPGLGDSGVIIGREVYSGKGYIYDPFQLYGQQLPAPHWLVLGESGNGKSALEKTYVLRQLRFRDRQVVVLDAQGEDGVGEWNLIAQELGITPIRLDPMTAMDDGIRLNPLDPAIASTGQLALLRTIIEVAMGHGLDERSGFALKVAHAFVNETITNRQPVLTDIVEQLRHPEAESAEAMNVDIDDVRAWGLDVALVLDRLVDGDLRGMFDGPTSVGIDLDAPLIVFDLSHIDRNSIAMPILMAIVGVWLEHTWIRPDRKKRIFLVEEAWHIINSPFVAQLFQRLLKFGRRLGLSFVAVVHHLSDVVDGAAAREAAAILKMASTRTIYAQKADEARATGRVLGLPRWAVEIIPTLTPGIAVWDVNGNVQVVKHLITEAERPLVFTDRAMTESSGPTLPEDLAAAEWETEQRAARIEQQRLNEATESSESTVA; encoded by the coding sequence GTGCGAGATCCGATGACCGTCCTCACCGAGGCGTTCACCTCCTTCGTCTTCGGGAAGGTGGAAACGACCCGGATGCCCGTCCGCACCTCCACCGGACAGGCCCAGGCCGTCTACCTCCCGACCGCGGCCCCCGGCCTCGGCGACTCGGGCGTCATCATCGGCCGCGAGGTCTACAGCGGAAAGGGCTACATCTACGACCCGTTCCAGCTGTACGGTCAGCAGCTCCCCGCCCCGCACTGGCTCGTGCTCGGCGAGTCCGGGAACGGAAAGTCGGCGCTGGAGAAGACGTACGTCCTACGGCAACTGCGGTTCCGGGACCGCCAGGTCGTCGTGCTCGACGCGCAGGGCGAAGACGGCGTCGGCGAATGGAACCTCATCGCGCAGGAGCTGGGAATAACCCCCATCCGGCTCGACCCGATGACCGCCATGGACGACGGCATCCGACTGAACCCGCTGGACCCCGCGATCGCCTCCACGGGCCAGCTCGCCCTGCTGCGCACGATCATCGAGGTCGCCATGGGCCACGGTCTCGACGAACGCTCCGGCTTCGCCCTCAAGGTCGCCCACGCCTTCGTCAACGAGACCATCACCAACCGCCAGCCGGTCCTCACCGACATCGTCGAGCAGTTGCGCCACCCGGAAGCGGAGTCGGCGGAAGCGATGAACGTCGACATAGACGACGTACGCGCCTGGGGTCTCGATGTCGCCCTGGTACTCGACCGGCTCGTCGACGGTGACCTCAGGGGCATGTTCGACGGTCCCACGTCCGTGGGCATCGACCTCGACGCGCCGCTGATCGTCTTCGACCTCTCCCACATCGACCGCAACTCCATCGCCATGCCGATCCTGATGGCGATCGTCGGCGTGTGGCTGGAGCACACCTGGATCCGCCCCGACCGGAAGAAGCGCATCTTCCTGGTCGAAGAGGCATGGCACATCATCAATTCGCCGTTCGTGGCCCAACTCTTCCAGCGCCTCCTGAAGTTCGGCCGTCGGCTCGGCCTCTCGTTCGTCGCCGTCGTCCACCACCTCTCGGACGTCGTCGACGGGGCGGCGGCCAGAGAAGCGGCAGCGATCCTCAAGATGGCGTCCACCCGAACCATCTACGCACAGAAGGCGGACGAAGCCCGAGCCACCGGCCGGGTCCTCGGTCTGCCGCGATGGGCGGTGGAGATCATCCCCACCCTCACACCGGGCATCGCCGTCTGGGACGTGAACGGCAATGTGCAGGTCGTCAAACACCTGATCACCGAGGCGGAACGGCCGCTGGTCTTCACCGACCGGGCCATGACGGAGTCCTCGGGACCGACGCTCCCCGAGGACCTCGCAGCCGCGGAGTGGGAAACCGAGCAACGCGCCGCCCGCATCGAGCAGCAACGCCTCAACGAGGCGACCGAATCCTCCGAGTCGACCGTCGCCTGA
- a CDS encoding type VI secretion protein, producing MRTHEQPQRTGGVPDGLLVGLLGLFLGSLVMAWTATGLAGLFAHGAWPTGVTFKNTPQALRSLISAPQDLAAAWPATPAEELSGYGMFWGILIGQLMALGVLTVFAVGTLARWKSVRAAARRDGQPAQAADPDQRQTKDGQETEPDQGPALGVWDPYGPTSASRENATTAPNPVEQSMEPAAPTPPATAVAPPVPVPVPMPRTPRLLYGDAATRRPSAVQAVLEAAGPVLVITSDPTVWADTKDARSKLGPVHIYDPGHLCDTPARLHWSPLTGCDHADTAAARATALLAPVRPRALLDTAMADTAETLLRCWLHAAAIDSRPFKQVLRWAQGGGTQEAVRILRTHPKAAAGQAGLLESALTGHPERRDIAQQLTHRALSALSSVHIREACTPNRNDSLALESFLDEGGTLYLVGEPIEDPRSAPGAMPLLTALASHVVEHGRRMAARSSAGRLDPPMTLVLDDVAAVAPVPHLPALLAHGEEQGMITLVLLRSAEQARARWPEPLPQ from the coding sequence ATGAGAACGCACGAGCAGCCCCAACGGACCGGTGGAGTCCCCGACGGTCTCCTGGTGGGCCTGCTCGGCCTCTTCCTCGGATCACTGGTCATGGCATGGACGGCGACCGGGCTGGCCGGGCTCTTCGCGCACGGCGCCTGGCCGACCGGAGTGACCTTCAAGAACACCCCACAGGCATTGCGTTCCCTGATCTCCGCTCCCCAGGATCTCGCCGCCGCCTGGCCCGCCACCCCTGCGGAAGAACTCTCCGGATACGGGATGTTCTGGGGCATCCTCATCGGCCAACTGATGGCGCTGGGAGTCCTGACGGTCTTCGCCGTGGGCACCCTGGCCCGTTGGAAGTCTGTACGGGCGGCGGCCCGGCGCGACGGACAACCGGCGCAGGCAGCAGATCCGGACCAGCGGCAGACCAAGGACGGCCAGGAGACCGAACCCGACCAGGGCCCGGCCCTCGGCGTCTGGGACCCCTACGGCCCTACGTCCGCAAGTCGGGAGAACGCCACCACAGCACCGAACCCGGTGGAACAGTCCATGGAGCCCGCGGCACCAACCCCACCGGCCACCGCCGTGGCGCCGCCAGTCCCCGTACCCGTACCGATGCCCCGCACTCCGCGACTGCTCTACGGAGATGCCGCCACCCGGCGCCCCAGCGCGGTCCAGGCCGTCCTGGAGGCAGCGGGACCGGTACTCGTCATCACATCCGACCCCACCGTGTGGGCGGACACCAAGGACGCACGATCCAAGTTGGGACCCGTGCACATCTATGACCCAGGGCACCTCTGCGACACCCCGGCCCGCCTCCACTGGTCTCCGCTGACCGGTTGCGACCACGCCGACACCGCCGCCGCACGTGCCACCGCGCTCCTGGCCCCCGTGCGTCCGCGTGCCCTGCTCGACACGGCCATGGCCGACACCGCGGAAACCCTCCTGCGCTGCTGGCTGCACGCCGCGGCGATCGATAGCCGCCCGTTCAAACAGGTCCTCCGCTGGGCCCAGGGCGGTGGCACCCAGGAGGCCGTACGCATCCTCCGTACGCATCCCAAGGCCGCAGCCGGCCAGGCGGGGCTGTTGGAATCCGCGCTCACGGGTCACCCCGAACGCCGAGACATCGCCCAGCAGTTGACGCACCGCGCGCTCTCCGCACTGTCGTCGGTCCACATCCGTGAGGCGTGCACCCCAAATCGAAATGATTCGCTCGCCTTGGAATCATTCTTGGACGAAGGGGGAACTCTGTACCTGGTGGGGGAACCCATCGAAGACCCCCGCTCCGCCCCGGGGGCAATGCCACTGCTCACCGCTCTGGCCTCACACGTGGTCGAGCACGGCCGCCGCATGGCCGCACGGTCATCCGCCGGCCGGCTCGACCCACCAATGACCCTCGTCCTCGACGATGTCGCGGCCGTGGCTCCCGTTCCCCATCTCCCAGCGCTCCTGGCGCACGGTGAGGAACAAGGCATGATCACTCTGGTGCTGCTGCGCTCGGCCGAACAGGCCCGGGCCCGCTGGCCGGAACCGCTACCGCAGTAG
- a CDS encoding RNA polymerase sigma factor — MNEALLRSLTPSVLGILVRRGADFAAAEDAVQDALIEAVRHWPTEPSPSSSPETPVRDPKGWLVTVAWRKFLDATRADAARRRREGLVDDEPAPGPAPAVDDTLQLYFLCAHPSLTPSSAVALTLRAVGGLTTRQIAQAYLVPEATMAQRIGRAKRTVSDVRFEQPGEVATVLRVLYLVFNEGYSGDVDLAAEAIRLTRQLAAAIDHPEVAGLLALMLLHHARRAARTAQDGSLVPLAEQDRGRWDTGSIAEGVEILQAALARDRLGEFQAQAAIAALHADALTAEETDWVQIVEWYDELVRLTDSPVVRLNRAVAVGEADGPRAGLAELAVLDDTLPRHAAVAAYLHERDGDPVTAARLYAQAARKAPNLAERDHLTRQAARLNAQP; from the coding sequence ATGAATGAGGCTCTGCTCCGGAGTCTCACACCGAGCGTGCTCGGAATCCTCGTCCGCCGCGGAGCAGACTTTGCGGCGGCCGAGGATGCGGTGCAAGACGCGCTGATCGAGGCGGTCCGCCACTGGCCGACAGAACCCTCTCCGAGCTCCTCCCCCGAGACCCCGGTGCGGGATCCGAAGGGCTGGTTGGTCACCGTCGCCTGGCGCAAGTTCCTCGACGCGACCAGGGCGGACGCTGCCCGTCGACGGCGCGAAGGGCTTGTCGACGATGAGCCTGCACCGGGGCCCGCCCCCGCCGTGGACGACACTCTCCAGCTCTACTTCCTGTGCGCGCACCCCTCGCTGACACCGTCGTCAGCGGTCGCACTCACCCTGCGCGCCGTGGGTGGGCTGACCACCCGCCAGATCGCTCAGGCATATCTGGTCCCCGAGGCGACCATGGCGCAGCGCATCGGCCGGGCCAAGCGCACCGTCTCCGACGTACGGTTCGAGCAGCCAGGGGAGGTGGCGACCGTTCTGCGCGTCCTCTACCTGGTCTTCAACGAGGGTTACTCCGGCGATGTGGACCTCGCCGCCGAGGCCATCCGGCTCACCCGGCAGCTTGCCGCCGCGATCGACCATCCCGAGGTGGCGGGGCTGCTTGCTCTGATGCTGCTGCACCACGCCCGGCGTGCTGCCCGGACCGCACAGGACGGCAGCCTGGTTCCGCTCGCCGAGCAGGACCGCGGTCGGTGGGACACCGGGTCGATCGCCGAGGGCGTCGAGATCCTTCAGGCGGCGCTCGCCCGCGATCGACTGGGGGAGTTCCAGGCCCAGGCCGCTATCGCCGCACTGCACGCCGACGCGCTCACCGCCGAGGAGACCGACTGGGTGCAGATCGTCGAGTGGTACGACGAACTGGTGCGGTTGACGGACAGTCCGGTCGTCCGGCTCAACCGTGCGGTGGCCGTCGGCGAGGCCGACGGGCCGCGGGCCGGACTGGCGGAACTCGCGGTGCTGGATGACACCCTGCCCCGCCATGCGGCGGTGGCCGCGTACCTCCATGAACGAGACGGGGACCCGGTGACGGCGGCACGGCTGTACGCCCAGGCGGCCCGAAAGGCCCCCAACCTTGCCGAGCGCGACCATTTGACGCGTCAGGCGGCCCGACTCAACGCCCAACCGTGA
- a CDS encoding YciI family protein, which translates to MAKYLLLKHYRGAPAAVNDVPMDQWTPQEISAHVQYMNDFAARLEKTGEFIDGQALAPEGTFVRYDGEGRPPVTDGPFAETKDLIAGWMVIDVDSYERAVELAGELSAAPGAGGKPIHEWLELRPFLSAPPTITE; encoded by the coding sequence ATGGCCAAGTACCTGCTGCTCAAGCACTACCGTGGCGCCCCGGCTGCCGTCAACGACGTGCCGATGGACCAGTGGACGCCGCAGGAGATCTCAGCCCATGTACAGTACATGAACGATTTCGCCGCCCGGCTTGAGAAGACCGGCGAGTTCATCGACGGTCAGGCGCTCGCCCCCGAGGGCACATTCGTCCGGTACGACGGAGAGGGTCGCCCACCGGTCACCGACGGGCCGTTCGCCGAGACCAAGGACCTCATCGCCGGCTGGATGGTGATCGACGTCGACAGCTATGAGCGCGCCGTCGAACTGGCCGGTGAACTCTCGGCCGCCCCCGGGGCCGGCGGGAAGCCGATCCATGAGTGGCTTGAGCTGCGTCCGTTCCTGTCCGCGCCGCCCACCATCACCGAATGA
- a CDS encoding MarR family winged helix-turn-helix transcriptional regulator: MPNASPEGPAATGPTLEPTLDEQIAAYQREYGDLDPQVEKVVSALGRLNRRMNVAYGRQVAALGISNAEWEVLKSLVLAGAPYRMGPGELAKRLGLTPAAMTHRIDRMANEGLVTRDRDENNRVRVIVELTDEGRTKWLEAMRMASSFEEDLLQDLSADERGVLGELLIRVLRRVEHTQPDAGGRLTDLD; this comes from the coding sequence ATGCCTAACGCGAGCCCCGAAGGCCCAGCAGCGACCGGCCCGACCCTTGAGCCGACCCTCGACGAGCAGATCGCCGCGTACCAACGCGAGTACGGAGACCTGGACCCACAGGTCGAGAAAGTGGTCTCGGCGCTCGGCCGACTCAATCGGCGGATGAACGTCGCCTACGGGCGGCAGGTCGCCGCCCTCGGCATCAGCAATGCCGAGTGGGAGGTCCTCAAGAGCCTGGTGCTCGCCGGCGCCCCCTATCGAATGGGCCCGGGGGAACTCGCCAAGCGGCTGGGTCTCACCCCTGCCGCCATGACCCATCGCATCGACCGCATGGCGAACGAAGGGCTGGTCACTCGCGATCGGGACGAGAACAACCGCGTCCGGGTGATCGTCGAACTGACCGACGAGGGGCGGACCAAGTGGCTGGAGGCGATGCGCATGGCATCCAGCTTTGAAGAGGACCTACTCCAAGACCTCTCGGCGGACGAGCGGGGAGTTCTCGGGGAGCTCCTGATCCGCGTACTGCGCAGGGTCGAACACACCCAGCCGGACGCGGGCGGTCGACTCACCGATCTGGACTAG
- a CDS encoding MFS transporter, which translates to MRRIQAGSALSAFGLGFTVPYLYVYVAQVRDLGATTAGIVLATFAMAALVALPFTGRTIDRRGPLPVLVAGSLLASVGALSIGLANNVTTVVLSAALLGAGTAVIQPALATMLVWCSDASSRTRAFAMQFFLQNLGLGLGGLIGGQLVDKSRPDSFLLLFGIESVMFLVLAGIALTVRIPRPAPMSGAPQVDPTAQAKGGMRALLGHKAMVQLSVLGFVLFFACYGQFESGLAAYGTEAAGIEPSTLGSALAANTAVIVIAQFVVLKFVEQRKRSRVIAAVGLVWAVAWVIAGYAGLGTNSQTMATAAFITTYALFGLGEAMLSPTVAPLVADLAPESMVGQYNSAFALVKQLALALGPAVGGPMGAALHGPYIVTFVLFSLGISVLAVRLGRELTPVQNQPSLAVKSRVVAQHKAAEPVEVVA; encoded by the coding sequence ATGCGCCGAATCCAGGCAGGCAGCGCGCTGAGCGCGTTCGGACTCGGTTTTACGGTTCCGTACCTCTACGTCTATGTGGCGCAGGTGCGGGATCTGGGGGCGACGACGGCGGGCATCGTCCTGGCGACCTTCGCCATGGCCGCACTCGTCGCACTCCCCTTCACCGGGCGGACCATCGACCGGCGAGGTCCACTGCCGGTGCTGGTCGCCGGCTCGCTGCTCGCTTCCGTCGGGGCCCTGTCCATCGGCCTCGCGAACAACGTGACCACCGTCGTGCTCTCGGCTGCACTACTGGGTGCCGGTACGGCCGTCATCCAGCCGGCGCTCGCGACAATGCTCGTGTGGTGCTCCGATGCCTCCAGTCGTACGCGCGCCTTCGCCATGCAGTTCTTCCTGCAGAACCTGGGCCTCGGTCTCGGTGGTCTGATCGGCGGGCAGCTCGTCGACAAGAGCCGACCTGACAGCTTCCTTCTGCTGTTCGGCATCGAGTCGGTGATGTTCCTGGTGCTCGCCGGAATCGCCTTGACCGTGCGGATCCCCCGTCCGGCGCCCATGTCGGGAGCGCCCCAGGTCGACCCCACGGCGCAGGCCAAGGGTGGAATGCGTGCCCTGCTGGGGCACAAGGCGATGGTTCAGCTCTCCGTCCTGGGCTTCGTCCTGTTCTTCGCCTGCTACGGACAGTTCGAGTCCGGTCTGGCTGCGTACGGCACGGAGGCGGCCGGAATTGAGCCGTCCACCCTGGGATCGGCACTGGCCGCCAACACCGCGGTGATCGTGATCGCCCAGTTCGTGGTGTTGAAGTTCGTCGAGCAGCGCAAGCGGTCCCGCGTGATCGCAGCGGTCGGGTTGGTGTGGGCGGTCGCCTGGGTCATCGCCGGCTACGCAGGGCTGGGGACGAACAGCCAGACGATGGCGACCGCGGCCTTCATCACCACCTATGCACTCTTCGGGCTGGGTGAGGCGATGTTGTCGCCCACCGTGGCACCGTTGGTCGCCGATCTGGCGCCGGAGTCGATGGTCGGGCAGTACAACTCGGCCTTCGCCCTGGTCAAGCAGCTCGCCCTGGCGCTAGGCCCGGCCGTGGGCGGCCCCATGGGAGCCGCGCTGCACGGGCCGTACATCGTGACGTTCGTACTGTTCTCGCTGGGAATCTCCGTGCTGGCCGTACGACTGGGTCGCGAACTGACTCCCGTACAGAACCAGCCGTCGCTGGCCGTGAAGTCGCGGGTCGTGGCGCAGCACAAGGCGGCCGAGCCGGTGGAGGTTGTGGCCTAG
- a CDS encoding ATP-binding SpoIIE family protein phosphatase: MNFTRWSARLPGTQRRAASRRNDRGISTAPPRPAQRTESRGESRGEGSVPAARGDSDQQPDSLPSLPALEDFPAREIFGRLPALVALTHGPEHRVAYVNDAYTTAFGPRPIGSPAVDVCPELTELGLPPLMDQVLRSGTPRTIKSRRVHTGGSYTVTCLPIEHPDRAGEITGVCVFAADVTDHAEAAERLRASERRQREMAVTLQRSLLPQDLEQPDDLRIAATYQPGGEDAAVGGDWYDVITLGAGRTALVIGDVMGRGVRAAAVMGQLRTAVRAYARLDLPPHEVLQLLDGLAAEIDASQIATCVYAVHDPNEGQLVYASAGHLPVLVRDEDGTVRRAADPTGPPLGTGGWLHTSGTIALPPGSTAVLYTDGLVERRDEDIDEGVAALERALSGASGTPQVMCDRLFRAMGVTAEHDDDAAVLVVQHPARKGVSAELFHNAALDLLGGNEAAPRARAFASGVLASWRFSSELHDLGVLATSELVANSLQHGTPPMRLRLRRTDRRLIIEVTDGDDHLPRRRRAETEDEAGRGISIIATIASSWGSRRTPGGGKAVWCEFALPR; the protein is encoded by the coding sequence GTGAACTTCACGCGTTGGAGCGCAAGGCTCCCCGGTACGCAGCGCCGCGCCGCCTCGCGGAGGAACGACCGCGGGATCTCCACGGCGCCTCCGCGCCCTGCCCAGCGCACCGAGAGCAGGGGTGAGAGCCGTGGCGAAGGATCGGTCCCGGCCGCCCGCGGGGACAGTGATCAACAACCGGACTCCCTCCCCTCCCTCCCGGCCCTGGAGGACTTCCCCGCCCGGGAGATCTTCGGCCGACTGCCCGCGCTGGTCGCCCTGACCCATGGCCCGGAGCACCGCGTCGCCTATGTGAACGACGCGTACACCACCGCATTCGGCCCGCGCCCGATCGGCAGTCCCGCGGTCGACGTCTGCCCCGAGCTGACCGAACTGGGCCTGCCCCCACTTATGGACCAGGTGCTGCGCAGCGGTACGCCGCGCACGATCAAATCGCGCAGGGTCCACACCGGCGGCTCGTACACGGTCACCTGTCTGCCCATCGAGCACCCGGATCGGGCTGGTGAGATCACCGGAGTCTGTGTCTTCGCCGCCGACGTCACCGACCACGCCGAAGCCGCCGAGCGACTGAGGGCCAGCGAGCGCCGCCAGCGCGAGATGGCGGTGACGCTCCAACGCTCCCTCCTTCCCCAGGACCTCGAACAGCCCGACGACCTGCGCATCGCCGCGACCTACCAACCCGGTGGCGAGGACGCCGCGGTCGGCGGTGACTGGTACGACGTGATCACGCTCGGCGCCGGGCGCACCGCGCTCGTCATCGGCGATGTGATGGGACGCGGGGTCCGTGCCGCTGCCGTGATGGGCCAGCTCCGCACCGCGGTACGCGCCTACGCCCGGCTCGACCTCCCACCGCACGAAGTCCTCCAACTGCTCGACGGCCTGGCCGCCGAGATCGACGCCAGCCAGATCGCCACCTGCGTGTACGCGGTCCACGACCCGAACGAGGGGCAACTGGTCTATGCGTCGGCTGGCCATCTGCCCGTACTGGTCCGCGATGAGGACGGTACGGTCCGTCGCGCGGCAGATCCGACCGGGCCGCCGCTCGGCACCGGGGGCTGGCTTCACACATCGGGCACGATCGCGCTGCCGCCCGGTTCCACCGCCGTCCTCTATACCGACGGGCTAGTCGAACGTCGCGACGAGGACATCGACGAAGGGGTGGCGGCGCTGGAGCGCGCCCTGTCCGGAGCGAGCGGCACACCTCAGGTCATGTGCGACCGGCTGTTCCGGGCGATGGGGGTGACCGCGGAACACGACGACGACGCCGCCGTTCTCGTCGTTCAGCACCCTGCGCGCAAGGGAGTCTCCGCGGAGCTGTTCCACAATGCGGCCCTCGATCTGCTCGGGGGGAACGAGGCGGCGCCCCGGGCCCGGGCGTTCGCCTCCGGAGTGCTCGCGTCCTGGCGGTTCTCCTCCGAACTGCACGACCTCGGCGTCCTCGCCACCAGCGAACTCGTCGCGAACTCCCTCCAGCACGGCACCCCGCCCATGCGGCTGCGGCTCCGTCGGACCGATCGCCGATTGATCATCGAAGTGACCGACGGCGATGACCACCTCCCGCGCCGCCGTCGGGCCGAAACCGAGGACGAGGCGGGCCGCGGGATTTCCATCATCGCGACGATCGCCTCGTCCTGGGGGAGCCGCCGTACGCCCGGCGGCGGCAAAGCCGTCTGGTGCGAGTTCGCACTGCCCCGCTAA